Proteins co-encoded in one Marmota flaviventris isolate mMarFla1 chromosome 9, mMarFla1.hap1, whole genome shotgun sequence genomic window:
- the Ms4a18 gene encoding membrane-spanning 4-domains subfamily A member 18: MSTTSNVPGAHAPASVHVTQPRYPVTSESHKQPSGTTPYPPSSTVVQCDTGRTNLAQPFLVYQNAAGVTGAQSQLTVLQPPAGGPGLQTSPGVTQYPLGTAHVQTLPGDPENPAIAIPGLTPTSGQSPSNMAWNMSFASFPAFDPKKFINDEVRTLGAIQIIIGLMHVFSGINPLLYSKPSVTGLSGYLFWGGLSYIASGSMSVLAEKDTSPCVVNGSIAMNVVSAVFSLTGISIFIADMSIQREINMKAYVGSLLPFVLLEFFLTCVVSHFGCQAVCWRRFENMTIGSSIFSFNTANMTASHVYTTDIPVNAATSPANPTTSPAKPSYPDNVPPEPTYQDVPDYGRR; encoded by the exons ATGTCCACAACCAGCAATGTGCCCGGTGCTCATGCCCCAGCAAGTGTCCATGTCACCCAGCCCCGGTATCCGGTGACTTCAGAAAGCCACAAGCAACCTTCGGGGACAACCCCTTACCCACCCTCCTCGACAGTGGTCCAGTGTGATACAGGAAGAACAAACTTAGCGCAGCCATTCCTAGTGTACCAGAATGCAGCGGGGGTGACCGGTGCACAGAGCCAGCTCACCGTGCTCCAGCCTCCAGCAGGAGGGCCCGGTTTGCAGACTTCGCCTGGAGTGACCCAGTACCCCCTGGGAACAGCCCATGTCCAGACCCTGCCTGGAGACCCTGAGAATCCTGCGATCGCCATCCCCGGGCTGACACCCACGTCAGGCCAGTCCCCATCGAACATGGCATGGAACATGTCATTTGCATCATTTCCTGCATTTGATCCCAAGAAATTCATCAATGATGAGGTCAGAACATTAGGG GCCATCCAGATCATCATTGGCCTGATGCACGTTTTCTCTGGGATCAACCCTCTGCTGTATTCCAAGCCTTCTGTGACTGGACTATCAGGGTATCTGTTCTGGGGAGGATTATCC TACATTGCCTCTGGATCCATGTCTGTATTGGCTGAGAAGGACACCAGCCCATGTGTG GTGAATGGCAGCATCGCCATGAACGTGGTCAGTGCGGTCTTCTCCCTGACGGGCATCTCCATTTTCATTGCAGATATGTCCATTCAAAGGGAG ATTAACATGAAGGCCTACGTGGGTAGTCTCCTGCCCTTTGTCCTCTTGGAGTTCTTCCTCACATGTGTGGTCTCGCATTTTGGATGCCAGGCTGTCTGCTGGAGACGCTTTGAG AACATGACAATAGGTTCAAGCATATTCAGCTTCAACACAGCCAACATGACCGCCAGCCACGTCTACACTACTGACATCCCTGTCAATGCTGCCACCAGCCCTGCCAACCCTACCACCAGTCCTGCCAAACCTAGCTACCCTGACAATGTTCCTCCTGAACCGACGTACCAAGATGTACCTGATTATGGCCGGAGATAG